A genomic window from Struthio camelus isolate bStrCam1 chromosome 2, bStrCam1.hap1, whole genome shotgun sequence includes:
- the TGS1 gene encoding trimethylguanosine synthase isoform X7 produces the protein MVPEARGRRVAELLLRAGAARGILCLCSRAFVEDRKLYKLGLKGFYVKEDNDSTGASEEENCCPNVTLKVDAHYALDQAEVELDSEAELMKSMGLPLQFGGQSAHRDFVAIDSYKKRNTMKIMKKKKKKKKELQQKHHCDMEQECHEKACVGHNQSVSDESALTTEQSEERDKIQVMNEGNGTNSGNVVSEAFPDELKEKWEKYWSEYGEGLLWQSWLEKHEEVRSSEAATTSEPWNSPDTKEEWEQHYRELYWYYWEQFQYWTSQGWTTDSSRNDNVEVGGVTQETSPSGKMDFVSLDAECSQVLNLELSPSDVRSEETPTSSAEAHNEIISGICKINLNLEEVDQSRAPLTITSDGPQKHSSSDSESQCPSVSSQKEPCDGGTRKRSASNENKSIKQSGSQGSYQSKSNDKGQLLLGDKNEDEEEEPPENRRTKLKRSHELDVDENPVEDPEETCSILGFKRGTGQKYGGIPDFTHRSVQYLEKNAKLKSKFLDMRKPRKSKNTHIFFAEEPETKSCQKSKTLKKVEEFLKQVNKPVEEVTPQKSVPQDKVEGSSTSSDSEDRESVVTAQNVNSNAKDHKPQSSSVVTCELAMNNLEEETKEATANGSVSQGVGKQECGSGRQLVSLDIPDYLRVETEDVSQVVGETKTAEKKQNKRRKRNRIVPGNIPAEIAADPELAKYWAQRYRLFSRFDEGIKLDREGWFSVTPEKIAEHIAVRVSQSFNCDIIVDAFCGVGGNAIQFALTSKRVIAIDIDPEKLSLARNNAEVYGVADQIEFVCGDFMVLASDIKADVVFLSPPWGGPDYATAEIFDIQTMICPDGFEIFRLSKMITNNIVYFLPRNADIDQS, from the exons GGATCGAAAATTATATAAGCTGGGATTAAAGGGATTTTATGTCAAAGAAGACAATGATAGTACAG GAGCATCTGAGGAAGAAAACTGTTGTCCCAATGTGACATTAAAGGTGGACGCTCATTATGCTTTGGACCAGGCAGAAGTTGAACTAGACTCGGAGGCTGAGCTTATGAAGAGTATGGGATTGCCTCTGCAGTTTGGTGGACAGTCAGCTCACAGGGACTTTGTG GCAATAGACagttataaaaagagaaataccATGAAGAtcatgaaaaagaagaagaaaaagaaaaaagagttacAGCAAAAACACCACTGTGATATGGAGCAGGAATGTCATGAAAAAGCTTGTGTTGGTCATAACCAATCCGTTTCTGATGAGTCAGCCCTCACTACAGAGCAAAGTGAAGAGAGGGATAAAATTCAGGTTATGAATGAAGGGAACGGTACAAATTCAGGAAATGTTGTTAGTGAGGCCTTCCCCGATGAACTTAAAGAAAAATGGGAGAAGTACTGGAGTGAATATGGAGAGGGCCTTCTTTGGCAGAGTTGGCTGGAGAAGCATGAAGAGGTCAGGTCATCTGAGGCCGCAACAACCTCTGAGCCTTGGAATAGTCCTGACACCAAGGAAGAGTGGGAGCAGCATTATAGGGAACTGTACTGGTATTACTGGGAACAGTTTCAGTACTGGACAAGTCAAGGGTGGACTACGGACAGCTCACGCAATGACAATGTGGAAGTTGGTGGGGTTACCCAGGAAACCAGTCCTTCAGGAAAAATGGACTTTGTTAGCCTAGATGCTGAATGTAGTCAAGTGCTGAACCTGGAGTTGTCTCCTTCTGACGTCAGAAGTGAGGAAACACCTACTTCAAGTGCTGAGGCCCATAATGAAATAATCTCTGGGATctgtaaaataaatctgaatttggAGGAAGTGGATCAGAGCAGAGCACCTCTAACGATTACTTCTGATGGCCCTCAAAAGCATAGTTCATCTGACAGTGAAAGCCAGTGTCCTTCTGTTTCAAGCCAGAAGGAGCCATGTGATGGAGGGACCAGGAAAAGGAGTGcttctaatgaaaataaaagtattaagcAGTCAG GTTCACAGGGCTCATATCAATCAAAGTCAAATGACAAAGGACAGTTGCTGCTTGGTGACAAGaatgaagatgaggaagaagagcCTCCTGAAAACAGACGTACCAAACTCAAGAGAAG CCATGAGCTGGATGTGGATGAAAACCCAGTGGAAGATCCTGAGGAAACTTGTTCTATTTTGGGTTTCAAACGTGGCACAGGACAAAA gtaTGGTGGAATTCCAGATTTCACCCACCGAAGCGTGCAGTATctggagaaaaatgcaaaactcAAGTCCAAATTTTTGGATATGCGTAAAccaagaaagagcaaaaacacacacatcttCTTTGCAGAAGAACCTGAAACAAAATCTTGTCAAAAAAGTAAAACTTTGAAGAAG GTAGAGGAATTCCTAAAGCAAGTTAATAAACCTGTGGAGGAAGTTACACCCCAGAAATCTGTTCCTCAGGATAAAGTAGAGGGATCTTCTACAAGCAGCGACTCAGAGGATCGGGAAAGTGTTGTTACTGCACAAAATGTGAATTCAAATGCTAAAGACCATAAGCCACAGTCTTCCAGCGTGGTTACTTGTGAACTTGCAATGAATAACcttgaagaggaaacaaaagaagCAACAGCAAACGGCTCTGTTTCTCAGGGTGTGGGAAAGCAGGAATGTGGTTCTGGAAGACAGTTAGTCTCTCTGGATATTCCAGATTATCTTCGGGTAGAAACAGAAGATGTGAGCCAAG TTGTAGGTGAAACAAAGACCGCAGAGaagaagcagaacaaaagaagaaaaaggaacagaattgTACCAGGAAACATACCTGCCGAGATTGCTGCTGACCCCGAGTTGGCCAAGTACTGGGCACAACGTTACAGGCTGTTCTCACGGTTTGATGAGGGAATTAAACTGGACAGAG AGGGTTGGTTTTCTGTTACTCctgagaaaatagctgagcatATTGCAGTGCGTGTCAGTCAGTCATTCAACTGTGACATAATAGTGGATGCATTTTGTGGAGTTGGAGGAAATGCTATTCAATTTGCTTTGACCTCAAAAAGAG TGATTGCTATTGATATTGATCCTGAGAAGCTCAGTCTTGCACGTAACAACGCAGAAGTGTATGGTGTGGCAGATCAGATAGAATTCGTATGTGGAGACTTCATGGTGCTGGCTTCTGATATAAAAGCAGATGTTGTGTTTCTCAGCCCTCCGTGGGGAGGCCCTGACTATGCCACTGCTGAAATCTTCGATATTCAAACTATGATTTGCCCTGATGG ATTTGAAATTTTCAGGCTCTCCAAGATGATCACCAACAATATTGTGTATTTTCTGCCTCGGAACGCTGATATTGACCAG AGCTAG
- the TGS1 gene encoding trimethylguanosine synthase isoform X6: MVPEARGRRVAELLLRAGAARGILCLCSRAFVEDRKLYKLGLKGFYVKEDNDSTGASEEENCCPNVTLKVDAHYALDQAEVELDSEAELMKSMGLPLQFGGQSAHRDFVAIDSYKKRNTMKIMKKKKKKKKELQQKHHCDMEQECHEKACVGHNQSVSDESALTTEQSEERDKIQVMNEGNGTNSGNVVSEAFPDELKEKWEKYWSEYGEGLLWQSWLEKHEEVRSSEAATTSEPWNSPDTKEEWEQHYRELYWYYWEQFQYWTSQGWTTDSSRNDNVEVGGVTQETSPSGKMDFVSLDAECSQVLNLELSPSDVRSEETPTSSAEAHNEIISGICKINLNLEEVDQSRAPLTITSDGPQKHSSSDSESQCPSVSSQKEPCDGGTRKRSASNENKSIKQSGSQGSYQSKSNDKGQLLLGDKNEDEEEEPPENRRTKLKRSHELDVDENPVEDPEETCSILGFKRGTGQKYGGIPDFTHRSVQYLEKNAKLKSKFLDMRKPRKSKNTHIFFAEEPETKSCQKSKTLKKVEEFLKQVNKPVEEVTPQKSVPQDKVEGSSTSSDSEDRESVVTAQNVNSNAKDHKPQSSSVVTCELAMNNLEEETKEATANGSVSQGVGKQECGSGRQLVSLDIPDYLRVETEDVSQVVGETKTAEKKQNKRRKRNRIVPGNIPAEIAADPELAKYWAQRYRLFSRFDEGIKLDREGWFSVTPEKIAEHIAVRVSQSFNCDIIVDAFCGVGGNAIQFALTSKRVIAIDIDPEKLSLARNNAEVYGVADQIEFVCGDFMVLASDIKADVVFLSPPWGGPDYATAEIFDIQTMICPDGFEIFRLSKMITNNIVYFLPRNADIDQS, translated from the exons GGATCGAAAATTATATAAGCTGGGATTAAAGGGATTTTATGTCAAAGAAGACAATGATAGTACAG GAGCATCTGAGGAAGAAAACTGTTGTCCCAATGTGACATTAAAGGTGGACGCTCATTATGCTTTGGACCAGGCAGAAGTTGAACTAGACTCGGAGGCTGAGCTTATGAAGAGTATGGGATTGCCTCTGCAGTTTGGTGGACAGTCAGCTCACAGGGACTTTGTG GCAATAGACagttataaaaagagaaataccATGAAGAtcatgaaaaagaagaagaaaaagaaaaaagagttacAGCAAAAACACCACTGTGATATGGAGCAGGAATGTCATGAAAAAGCTTGTGTTGGTCATAACCAATCCGTTTCTGATGAGTCAGCCCTCACTACAGAGCAAAGTGAAGAGAGGGATAAAATTCAGGTTATGAATGAAGGGAACGGTACAAATTCAGGAAATGTTGTTAGTGAGGCCTTCCCCGATGAACTTAAAGAAAAATGGGAGAAGTACTGGAGTGAATATGGAGAGGGCCTTCTTTGGCAGAGTTGGCTGGAGAAGCATGAAGAGGTCAGGTCATCTGAGGCCGCAACAACCTCTGAGCCTTGGAATAGTCCTGACACCAAGGAAGAGTGGGAGCAGCATTATAGGGAACTGTACTGGTATTACTGGGAACAGTTTCAGTACTGGACAAGTCAAGGGTGGACTACGGACAGCTCACGCAATGACAATGTGGAAGTTGGTGGGGTTACCCAGGAAACCAGTCCTTCAGGAAAAATGGACTTTGTTAGCCTAGATGCTGAATGTAGTCAAGTGCTGAACCTGGAGTTGTCTCCTTCTGACGTCAGAAGTGAGGAAACACCTACTTCAAGTGCTGAGGCCCATAATGAAATAATCTCTGGGATctgtaaaataaatctgaatttggAGGAAGTGGATCAGAGCAGAGCACCTCTAACGATTACTTCTGATGGCCCTCAAAAGCATAGTTCATCTGACAGTGAAAGCCAGTGTCCTTCTGTTTCAAGCCAGAAGGAGCCATGTGATGGAGGGACCAGGAAAAGGAGTGcttctaatgaaaataaaagtattaagcAGTCAG GTTCACAGGGCTCATATCAATCAAAGTCAAATGACAAAGGACAGTTGCTGCTTGGTGACAAGaatgaagatgaggaagaagagcCTCCTGAAAACAGACGTACCAAACTCAAGAGAAG CCATGAGCTGGATGTGGATGAAAACCCAGTGGAAGATCCTGAGGAAACTTGTTCTATTTTGGGTTTCAAACGTGGCACAGGACAAAA gtaTGGTGGAATTCCAGATTTCACCCACCGAAGCGTGCAGTATctggagaaaaatgcaaaactcAAGTCCAAATTTTTGGATATGCGTAAAccaagaaagagcaaaaacacacacatcttCTTTGCAGAAGAACCTGAAACAAAATCTTGTCAAAAAAGTAAAACTTTGAAGAAGGTAG AGGAATTCCTAAAGCAAGTTAATAAACCTGTGGAGGAAGTTACACCCCAGAAATCTGTTCCTCAGGATAAAGTAGAGGGATCTTCTACAAGCAGCGACTCAGAGGATCGGGAAAGTGTTGTTACTGCACAAAATGTGAATTCAAATGCTAAAGACCATAAGCCACAGTCTTCCAGCGTGGTTACTTGTGAACTTGCAATGAATAACcttgaagaggaaacaaaagaagCAACAGCAAACGGCTCTGTTTCTCAGGGTGTGGGAAAGCAGGAATGTGGTTCTGGAAGACAGTTAGTCTCTCTGGATATTCCAGATTATCTTCGGGTAGAAACAGAAGATGTGAGCCAAG TTGTAGGTGAAACAAAGACCGCAGAGaagaagcagaacaaaagaagaaaaaggaacagaattgTACCAGGAAACATACCTGCCGAGATTGCTGCTGACCCCGAGTTGGCCAAGTACTGGGCACAACGTTACAGGCTGTTCTCACGGTTTGATGAGGGAATTAAACTGGACAGAG AGGGTTGGTTTTCTGTTACTCctgagaaaatagctgagcatATTGCAGTGCGTGTCAGTCAGTCATTCAACTGTGACATAATAGTGGATGCATTTTGTGGAGTTGGAGGAAATGCTATTCAATTTGCTTTGACCTCAAAAAGAG TGATTGCTATTGATATTGATCCTGAGAAGCTCAGTCTTGCACGTAACAACGCAGAAGTGTATGGTGTGGCAGATCAGATAGAATTCGTATGTGGAGACTTCATGGTGCTGGCTTCTGATATAAAAGCAGATGTTGTGTTTCTCAGCCCTCCGTGGGGAGGCCCTGACTATGCCACTGCTGAAATCTTCGATATTCAAACTATGATTTGCCCTGATGGAT TTGAAATTTTCAGGCTCTCCAAGATGATCACCAACAATATTGTGTATTTTCTGCCTCGGAACGCTGATATTGACCAG AGCTAG
- the TGS1 gene encoding trimethylguanosine synthase isoform X1: MVPEARGRRVAELLLRAGAARGILCLCSRAFVEDRKLYKLGLKGFYVKEDNDSTGASEEENCCPNVTLKVDAHYALDQAEVELDSEAELMKSMGLPLQFGGQSAHRDFVAIDSYKKRNTMKIMKKKKKKKKELQQKHHCDMEQECHEKACVGHNQSVSDESALTTEQSEERDKIQVMNEGNGTNSGNVVSEAFPDELKEKWEKYWSEYGEGLLWQSWLEKHEEVRSSEAATTSEPWNSPDTKEEWEQHYRELYWYYWEQFQYWTSQGWTTDSSRNDNVEVGGVTQETSPSGKMDFVSLDAECSQVLNLELSPSDVRSEETPTSSAEAHNEIISGICKINLNLEEVDQSRAPLTITSDGPQKHSSSDSESQCPSVSSQKEPCDGGTRKRSASNENKSIKQSGSQGSYQSKSNDKGQLLLGDKNEDEEEEPPENRRTKLKRSHELDVDENPVEDPEETCSILGFKRGTGQKYGGIPDFTHRSVQYLEKNAKLKSKFLDMRKPRKSKNTHIFFAEEPETKSCQKSKTLKKVEEFLKQVNKPVEEVTPQKSVPQDKVEGSSTSSDSEDRESVVTAQNVNSNAKDHKPQSSSVVTCELAMNNLEEETKEATANGSVSQGVGKQECGSGRQLVSLDIPDYLRVETEDVSQVVGETKTAEKKQNKRRKRNRIVPGNIPAEIAADPELAKYWAQRYRLFSRFDEGIKLDREGWFSVTPEKIAEHIAVRVSQSFNCDIIVDAFCGVGGNAIQFALTSKRVIAIDIDPEKLSLARNNAEVYGVADQIEFVCGDFMVLASDIKADVVFLSPPWGGPDYATAEIFDIQTMICPDGFEIFRLSKMITNNIVYFLPRNADIDQVASLAGPGGKVEIEQNFLNNKLKTITAYFGDLIRHDIS, from the exons GGATCGAAAATTATATAAGCTGGGATTAAAGGGATTTTATGTCAAAGAAGACAATGATAGTACAG GAGCATCTGAGGAAGAAAACTGTTGTCCCAATGTGACATTAAAGGTGGACGCTCATTATGCTTTGGACCAGGCAGAAGTTGAACTAGACTCGGAGGCTGAGCTTATGAAGAGTATGGGATTGCCTCTGCAGTTTGGTGGACAGTCAGCTCACAGGGACTTTGTG GCAATAGACagttataaaaagagaaataccATGAAGAtcatgaaaaagaagaagaaaaagaaaaaagagttacAGCAAAAACACCACTGTGATATGGAGCAGGAATGTCATGAAAAAGCTTGTGTTGGTCATAACCAATCCGTTTCTGATGAGTCAGCCCTCACTACAGAGCAAAGTGAAGAGAGGGATAAAATTCAGGTTATGAATGAAGGGAACGGTACAAATTCAGGAAATGTTGTTAGTGAGGCCTTCCCCGATGAACTTAAAGAAAAATGGGAGAAGTACTGGAGTGAATATGGAGAGGGCCTTCTTTGGCAGAGTTGGCTGGAGAAGCATGAAGAGGTCAGGTCATCTGAGGCCGCAACAACCTCTGAGCCTTGGAATAGTCCTGACACCAAGGAAGAGTGGGAGCAGCATTATAGGGAACTGTACTGGTATTACTGGGAACAGTTTCAGTACTGGACAAGTCAAGGGTGGACTACGGACAGCTCACGCAATGACAATGTGGAAGTTGGTGGGGTTACCCAGGAAACCAGTCCTTCAGGAAAAATGGACTTTGTTAGCCTAGATGCTGAATGTAGTCAAGTGCTGAACCTGGAGTTGTCTCCTTCTGACGTCAGAAGTGAGGAAACACCTACTTCAAGTGCTGAGGCCCATAATGAAATAATCTCTGGGATctgtaaaataaatctgaatttggAGGAAGTGGATCAGAGCAGAGCACCTCTAACGATTACTTCTGATGGCCCTCAAAAGCATAGTTCATCTGACAGTGAAAGCCAGTGTCCTTCTGTTTCAAGCCAGAAGGAGCCATGTGATGGAGGGACCAGGAAAAGGAGTGcttctaatgaaaataaaagtattaagcAGTCAG GTTCACAGGGCTCATATCAATCAAAGTCAAATGACAAAGGACAGTTGCTGCTTGGTGACAAGaatgaagatgaggaagaagagcCTCCTGAAAACAGACGTACCAAACTCAAGAGAAG CCATGAGCTGGATGTGGATGAAAACCCAGTGGAAGATCCTGAGGAAACTTGTTCTATTTTGGGTTTCAAACGTGGCACAGGACAAAA gtaTGGTGGAATTCCAGATTTCACCCACCGAAGCGTGCAGTATctggagaaaaatgcaaaactcAAGTCCAAATTTTTGGATATGCGTAAAccaagaaagagcaaaaacacacacatcttCTTTGCAGAAGAACCTGAAACAAAATCTTGTCAAAAAAGTAAAACTTTGAAGAAGGTAG AGGAATTCCTAAAGCAAGTTAATAAACCTGTGGAGGAAGTTACACCCCAGAAATCTGTTCCTCAGGATAAAGTAGAGGGATCTTCTACAAGCAGCGACTCAGAGGATCGGGAAAGTGTTGTTACTGCACAAAATGTGAATTCAAATGCTAAAGACCATAAGCCACAGTCTTCCAGCGTGGTTACTTGTGAACTTGCAATGAATAACcttgaagaggaaacaaaagaagCAACAGCAAACGGCTCTGTTTCTCAGGGTGTGGGAAAGCAGGAATGTGGTTCTGGAAGACAGTTAGTCTCTCTGGATATTCCAGATTATCTTCGGGTAGAAACAGAAGATGTGAGCCAAG TTGTAGGTGAAACAAAGACCGCAGAGaagaagcagaacaaaagaagaaaaaggaacagaattgTACCAGGAAACATACCTGCCGAGATTGCTGCTGACCCCGAGTTGGCCAAGTACTGGGCACAACGTTACAGGCTGTTCTCACGGTTTGATGAGGGAATTAAACTGGACAGAG AGGGTTGGTTTTCTGTTACTCctgagaaaatagctgagcatATTGCAGTGCGTGTCAGTCAGTCATTCAACTGTGACATAATAGTGGATGCATTTTGTGGAGTTGGAGGAAATGCTATTCAATTTGCTTTGACCTCAAAAAGAG TGATTGCTATTGATATTGATCCTGAGAAGCTCAGTCTTGCACGTAACAACGCAGAAGTGTATGGTGTGGCAGATCAGATAGAATTCGTATGTGGAGACTTCATGGTGCTGGCTTCTGATATAAAAGCAGATGTTGTGTTTCTCAGCCCTCCGTGGGGAGGCCCTGACTATGCCACTGCTGAAATCTTCGATATTCAAACTATGATTTGCCCTGATGGAT TTGAAATTTTCAGGCTCTCCAAGATGATCACCAACAATATTGTGTATTTTCTGCCTCGGAACGCTGATATTGACCAG
- the TGS1 gene encoding trimethylguanosine synthase isoform X2, giving the protein MVPEARGRRVAELLLRAGAARGILCLCSRAFVEDRKLYKLGLKGFYVKEDNDSTGASEEENCCPNVTLKVDAHYALDQAEVELDSEAELMKSMGLPLQFGGQSAHRDFVAIDSYKKRNTMKIMKKKKKKKKELQQKHHCDMEQECHEKACVGHNQSVSDESALTTEQSEERDKIQVMNEGNGTNSGNVVSEAFPDELKEKWEKYWSEYGEGLLWQSWLEKHEEVRSSEAATTSEPWNSPDTKEEWEQHYRELYWYYWEQFQYWTSQGWTTDSSRNDNVEVGGVTQETSPSGKMDFVSLDAECSQVLNLELSPSDVRSEETPTSSAEAHNEIISGICKINLNLEEVDQSRAPLTITSDGPQKHSSSDSESQCPSVSSQKEPCDGGTRKRSASNENKSIKQSGSQGSYQSKSNDKGQLLLGDKNEDEEEEPPENRRTKLKRSHELDVDENPVEDPEETCSILGFKRGTGQKYGGIPDFTHRSVQYLEKNAKLKSKFLDMRKPRKSKNTHIFFAEEPETKSCQKSKTLKKVEEFLKQVNKPVEEVTPQKSVPQDKVEGSSTSSDSEDRESVVTAQNVNSNAKDHKPQSSSVVTCELAMNNLEEETKEATANGSVSQGVGKQECGSGRQLVSLDIPDYLRVETEDVSQVVGETKTAEKKQNKRRKRNRIVPGNIPAEIAADPELAKYWAQRYRLFSRFDEGIKLDREGWFSVTPEKIAEHIAVRVSQSFNCDIIVDAFCGVGGNAIQFALTSKRVIAIDIDPEKLSLARNNAEVYGVADQIEFVCGDFMVLASDIKADVVFLSPPWGGPDYATAEIFDIQTMICPDGFEIFRLSKMITNNIVYFLPRNADIDQVASLAGPGGKVEIEQNFLNNKLKTITAYFGDLIRHDIS; this is encoded by the exons GGATCGAAAATTATATAAGCTGGGATTAAAGGGATTTTATGTCAAAGAAGACAATGATAGTACAG GAGCATCTGAGGAAGAAAACTGTTGTCCCAATGTGACATTAAAGGTGGACGCTCATTATGCTTTGGACCAGGCAGAAGTTGAACTAGACTCGGAGGCTGAGCTTATGAAGAGTATGGGATTGCCTCTGCAGTTTGGTGGACAGTCAGCTCACAGGGACTTTGTG GCAATAGACagttataaaaagagaaataccATGAAGAtcatgaaaaagaagaagaaaaagaaaaaagagttacAGCAAAAACACCACTGTGATATGGAGCAGGAATGTCATGAAAAAGCTTGTGTTGGTCATAACCAATCCGTTTCTGATGAGTCAGCCCTCACTACAGAGCAAAGTGAAGAGAGGGATAAAATTCAGGTTATGAATGAAGGGAACGGTACAAATTCAGGAAATGTTGTTAGTGAGGCCTTCCCCGATGAACTTAAAGAAAAATGGGAGAAGTACTGGAGTGAATATGGAGAGGGCCTTCTTTGGCAGAGTTGGCTGGAGAAGCATGAAGAGGTCAGGTCATCTGAGGCCGCAACAACCTCTGAGCCTTGGAATAGTCCTGACACCAAGGAAGAGTGGGAGCAGCATTATAGGGAACTGTACTGGTATTACTGGGAACAGTTTCAGTACTGGACAAGTCAAGGGTGGACTACGGACAGCTCACGCAATGACAATGTGGAAGTTGGTGGGGTTACCCAGGAAACCAGTCCTTCAGGAAAAATGGACTTTGTTAGCCTAGATGCTGAATGTAGTCAAGTGCTGAACCTGGAGTTGTCTCCTTCTGACGTCAGAAGTGAGGAAACACCTACTTCAAGTGCTGAGGCCCATAATGAAATAATCTCTGGGATctgtaaaataaatctgaatttggAGGAAGTGGATCAGAGCAGAGCACCTCTAACGATTACTTCTGATGGCCCTCAAAAGCATAGTTCATCTGACAGTGAAAGCCAGTGTCCTTCTGTTTCAAGCCAGAAGGAGCCATGTGATGGAGGGACCAGGAAAAGGAGTGcttctaatgaaaataaaagtattaagcAGTCAG GTTCACAGGGCTCATATCAATCAAAGTCAAATGACAAAGGACAGTTGCTGCTTGGTGACAAGaatgaagatgaggaagaagagcCTCCTGAAAACAGACGTACCAAACTCAAGAGAAG CCATGAGCTGGATGTGGATGAAAACCCAGTGGAAGATCCTGAGGAAACTTGTTCTATTTTGGGTTTCAAACGTGGCACAGGACAAAA gtaTGGTGGAATTCCAGATTTCACCCACCGAAGCGTGCAGTATctggagaaaaatgcaaaactcAAGTCCAAATTTTTGGATATGCGTAAAccaagaaagagcaaaaacacacacatcttCTTTGCAGAAGAACCTGAAACAAAATCTTGTCAAAAAAGTAAAACTTTGAAGAAG GTAGAGGAATTCCTAAAGCAAGTTAATAAACCTGTGGAGGAAGTTACACCCCAGAAATCTGTTCCTCAGGATAAAGTAGAGGGATCTTCTACAAGCAGCGACTCAGAGGATCGGGAAAGTGTTGTTACTGCACAAAATGTGAATTCAAATGCTAAAGACCATAAGCCACAGTCTTCCAGCGTGGTTACTTGTGAACTTGCAATGAATAACcttgaagaggaaacaaaagaagCAACAGCAAACGGCTCTGTTTCTCAGGGTGTGGGAAAGCAGGAATGTGGTTCTGGAAGACAGTTAGTCTCTCTGGATATTCCAGATTATCTTCGGGTAGAAACAGAAGATGTGAGCCAAG TTGTAGGTGAAACAAAGACCGCAGAGaagaagcagaacaaaagaagaaaaaggaacagaattgTACCAGGAAACATACCTGCCGAGATTGCTGCTGACCCCGAGTTGGCCAAGTACTGGGCACAACGTTACAGGCTGTTCTCACGGTTTGATGAGGGAATTAAACTGGACAGAG AGGGTTGGTTTTCTGTTACTCctgagaaaatagctgagcatATTGCAGTGCGTGTCAGTCAGTCATTCAACTGTGACATAATAGTGGATGCATTTTGTGGAGTTGGAGGAAATGCTATTCAATTTGCTTTGACCTCAAAAAGAG TGATTGCTATTGATATTGATCCTGAGAAGCTCAGTCTTGCACGTAACAACGCAGAAGTGTATGGTGTGGCAGATCAGATAGAATTCGTATGTGGAGACTTCATGGTGCTGGCTTCTGATATAAAAGCAGATGTTGTGTTTCTCAGCCCTCCGTGGGGAGGCCCTGACTATGCCACTGCTGAAATCTTCGATATTCAAACTATGATTTGCCCTGATGG ATTTGAAATTTTCAGGCTCTCCAAGATGATCACCAACAATATTGTGTATTTTCTGCCTCGGAACGCTGATATTGACCAG